The window ATCTGCCCGAACCTGCTCCCGCGGTGAGTCCGCCCGAACCGGCTCCCGCGGTAGGTCTGCGGGACGTCAGCATGGCCTTCGGCGGGAAGACGGTGCTCGCCTCCGTCGACCTGGACATCGCCGCGGGCAGTGTCGTCGCGCTGCTCGGTGCGAACGGCGCCGGCAAGTCCACGCTGATCAAGATCCTGTCCGGGGTGCACACTGACCACGGCGGGGAGGTCCGGGTGAACGGCTCGCCCGCCGCGCTCCAGTCGCCCCTCGCCGCCCGCCAGTTGGGCATCCAAACGGTCCACCAGCGCATCGGCGAGGGCATCGTGCCCGGCCTCACCGTCGCCGAGAACCTCGTGTTCGAGGAACTGGCCCAGGCGCGCGGCAACCCCTTCCTGAACGGGCGCCGCCTCCTCGCCAGGGCCCGCGAGATCCAGTCGGCGCTCGACCTCGGCTGGAGCGACGCCGTGCTCAGGCGCGATGTCACCGAACTCGGCATCTCCGACCGGCAGTTGCTGATCCTGGCGCGCGCCCTGGCGACCCGCCCCCGGCTGCTGGTGCTCGACGAACCGACCTCGGCACTCTCCGCCGCCGAGGCCAAGCGCCTGTTCGCGCTCGTCGAGCGGATGCGGGACGACGGCATAGCCGTCCTGTACGTCTCCCACCGGCTCGGCGAGATCGACGCGCTCGCCGACCGGCTGGTCGTCCTGCGGGACGGCCTTCTCACCGAGGACCAGGCCAGGCCCTTCGACTGGGACAGCGCCCTGCGCGCGATGCTCGCCCAGGCTCAGGAGGCCACGGCCGCACGGCCGCAACGGGCAGGAGACCAGGGCGAGATCGCGCTCTCCCTGCGAGGAGTGCCGCTGTTCGACGGCCGTCCCCCGCAGGACCTCGACATCCGGGCGGGCGAAGTCACCGGCGTCGTGGGCCTGTTGGGCGCGGGCAAGACCGAGCTCGCCCGTGGCCTCTTCGGCGCCGAGCCGTTCCCGGCCGGCGCCCTCGAACTGGACGGGGGGCCCTACGCGCCGCGCCGCCCCGCCGACGCCATCCGCAGCGGCGTCCACCTGGTGCCCGAGGACCGGCACGCGGACGCCCTCGTCCCCGGCTGGTCGCTGGCCCGGAACATCTCACTGCCGTTCCTCAAGTCCCTCGCCCCCTTGTCCGCGGCCGGGCTGGTGAACCGCTCCAAGGAGGACGCTCTCGGCCGCGCCACCATCGAACGGCTGGGCGTGGTCGCCCGCGACGAGCACAGCACCGTCGAGGAACTGTCCGGCGGCAACCAGCAGAAGGTCGTCGTCGGCCGCTGGCTCGCCGAGAGCCCCCGCGTCCTCATCCTGGACGAGCCGTTCCGGGGCGTGGACATCGGCGCCCGTCGCGACATCGGCCGCCGGGCCCGCGCCCTGGCCGCCGAAGGTGCCGCGGTCCTCGTCCTGTCCGCCGACGTGGACGAGGTCCTGGAGGTCGCCGACCGGGTCCTCGTCCTCACCGCGGGCGAGATCCGCCTCGACGCGTACGGCGACGACGCGGAGCGCGACCGCGTGATCCAGTCCATCTCGGCGTCCGTCTGATGAGGGGCGCTCCGCGGGGCGGGCGGTTCTTCGGCCGCGGGCCGGTCGGGGCTGGTCGCGCCCCGCTGCGAAACCGCAGTCCGGCACCGCCCCGTGTCCCTTCCGGGGCGCCCGCCCATCTCACGCCGGCCACACCGCACACCTCACCAGGAAGCACGCCATGACCACCACCCGGAGCACCGAGGTGCCGACCAAGGCGGCGGTCCCACCCGCGACCTCCACCGGCCCGCGCGTCCAGAGCGCCGTCATCAAGTACGGCTTCATCTTCGTCACCGTCACGCTCTTCACGTACTTCGCGCTGAGCGAGCCGTCCTTCCGCGACTCGGCGACCCTCCTCGACACCCTTCGGTACGTGTCGGTCGCCGCGATCCTCGGCCTCGGTGTCACCCTCACCATGGCCGTCGGCGGAATGGACATGTCCGTCGGCGCGGTGGCCGGGCTCGGCGTGACGGTCGCCGCCAAGACGATGGTCACGTACAACCAGGTCGGCGTGGTCGCGATCCTCGCCGTCATCGCGGCGGGCGCTCTCGCGGGCCTTCTCAACGCCCTGCTGATCGTCGTCCTGAAGATCCCCGACATGCTGGCCACGCTCGGCACCATGTTCGTCATCCAGGGCACCAAACTCATCCTGGTCGACGGCCAGTCCATCACCCCGGGCATGACCCAGTCCGACGGCAGCACCGCGCCCGGCAAGTTCACGGAGGGCTTTCTGCGCATCGACCGCGGCACGGTCCTCGGTGTGCCCGTGTCGGTGCTGATCTTCGGCGCGCTCACCGTCGTCGCCTGGGTGTTCCTCGCCCGCACCCGCTGGGGCCGCGTCCTCTACGCCATCGGCGCCAACCCCGAGGCCTCCAGACTGGCCGGCATCCGCGTCGGCGCGTACCGGGCCCTGGCGTACGTCCTGTCCGGCGTCCTCGCGTCGATCGGCGGGCTGATCCTGGCGTCCCGCATCGGCCAGGGCGACGTCTCGGCCGGTACGTCCCAGCTCCTTGAGGCGGTCGCGGTGGCACTGGTCGGCACCTCCGTCCTCGGCCGCGGCCGCCCGAACGTGTGGGGCACCGCCCTGGGCGCCGTCCTGATCGGCATCATCACCACCGGTCTGACCATCAAGGGCCTGCCCTACTACACCCAGGACGTCGTCGAGGGCGCGGTCCTCATCCTCGCCCTGGTCTTCAGCTTCACCCTGTCCAAGCGCCGCACCGCATAAGGGAGTTCACGATGGGCTACCGCATTCTGGAGACCGAGGACGTGCCCGCGTACCTGCGCGAGCGCGGCCACTGGGACGACACGGGCGACATCCGCGTCCGCGAGGTCTCCGACGGCAACATGAACCGTGTGTTCCTCGCCTCGAACGGTGACGGCACCCGCGGCCTCGCCGTCAAGCAGGCCCTGCCCTGGGTGCGGGTCGCGGGCCCCTCCTGGCCGATGAGCCCGGAACGCGCCGACGCCGAGGCCCGCGCCTACGAGCAGGTCGCCAGGGTCGCCCCGGACAAGATCCCGACGGTCCACGGCTACGACGCCGAAAACTACGCCCTCGTCATGGAGGACATGTCCGACCTCCAGGTGCTGCGCACGGTCCTCAACGAGGGCGGCTCCTACGGCCCGGACACCTCTCGCCGCATCGGTGAGTTCGTCGCCCAACTCACCTTCGCCACCAGCGACTTCGGCATGCCGTCGGCCGAACGCAAGGCCCTGATCGCGGCGTCCGTCAGCCCCGAGCTCTGCAGGATCACCGAGG is drawn from Streptomyces liliifuscus and contains these coding sequences:
- a CDS encoding sugar ABC transporter ATP-binding protein gives rise to the protein MAFGGKTVLASVDLDIAAGSVVALLGANGAGKSTLIKILSGVHTDHGGEVRVNGSPAALQSPLAARQLGIQTVHQRIGEGIVPGLTVAENLVFEELAQARGNPFLNGRRLLARAREIQSALDLGWSDAVLRRDVTELGISDRQLLILARALATRPRLLVLDEPTSALSAAEAKRLFALVERMRDDGIAVLYVSHRLGEIDALADRLVVLRDGLLTEDQARPFDWDSALRAMLAQAQEATAARPQRAGDQGEIALSLRGVPLFDGRPPQDLDIRAGEVTGVVGLLGAGKTELARGLFGAEPFPAGALELDGGPYAPRRPADAIRSGVHLVPEDRHADALVPGWSLARNISLPFLKSLAPLSAAGLVNRSKEDALGRATIERLGVVARDEHSTVEELSGGNQQKVVVGRWLAESPRVLILDEPFRGVDIGARRDIGRRARALAAEGAAVLVLSADVDEVLEVADRVLVLTAGEIRLDAYGDDAERDRVIQSISASV
- a CDS encoding ABC transporter permease, whose amino-acid sequence is MTTTRSTEVPTKAAVPPATSTGPRVQSAVIKYGFIFVTVTLFTYFALSEPSFRDSATLLDTLRYVSVAAILGLGVTLTMAVGGMDMSVGAVAGLGVTVAAKTMVTYNQVGVVAILAVIAAGALAGLLNALLIVVLKIPDMLATLGTMFVIQGTKLILVDGQSITPGMTQSDGSTAPGKFTEGFLRIDRGTVLGVPVSVLIFGALTVVAWVFLARTRWGRVLYAIGANPEASRLAGIRVGAYRALAYVLSGVLASIGGLILASRIGQGDVSAGTSQLLEAVAVALVGTSVLGRGRPNVWGTALGAVLIGIITTGLTIKGLPYYTQDVVEGAVLILALVFSFTLSKRRTA